A single Vicinamibacterales bacterium DNA region contains:
- a CDS encoding RluA family pseudouridine synthase: MPSEIWRTVALDRGDLGVRVDLVLLRHLRDERSISRNRIQKWIVAGDVLVNGAPPSRAAWRMQAGDDLRVRVAQLQPRQRPAAQAMDLDVIYEDDDLLALNKPAGLVVHPSYKNTSGTLMNGVLERAKGWPEGSRPGLLGRLDKNTSGVVLVAKRPAVHAALQRAMDARRIDKDYAAIVWGRPSPVRGTIDLALDRDPWDRRRITVTDRGGQPAVTKYERLATTAAHSVVRCRLITGRTHQIRVHLAARGWPIVGDATYGRKRGGGATPGPLDEVAHTFPRQALHAWRLSLRQPSTGAALEILAPWPDDMRRLATALCLPTVAPAKVRS, from the coding sequence GTGCCCTCTGAGATCTGGCGGACCGTTGCGCTCGACCGTGGCGATCTCGGTGTCCGGGTCGATCTCGTGCTGCTCAGGCACCTGCGCGACGAGCGATCGATCTCGCGCAACCGCATTCAGAAATGGATTGTGGCCGGCGACGTGCTGGTGAACGGCGCGCCGCCCTCGCGCGCGGCCTGGCGCATGCAGGCGGGCGATGACCTGCGCGTCCGGGTGGCGCAGCTGCAGCCGCGCCAGCGACCGGCGGCCCAGGCCATGGATCTCGACGTGATCTACGAGGATGACGACCTGCTGGCGCTCAACAAGCCGGCCGGCCTCGTTGTGCATCCGTCGTACAAGAACACGAGCGGCACGCTGATGAACGGCGTGCTCGAGCGGGCGAAGGGCTGGCCGGAGGGCTCGCGGCCCGGCCTGCTCGGACGCCTGGACAAGAACACGTCCGGCGTCGTGCTGGTGGCCAAGCGTCCCGCAGTACATGCGGCCTTGCAGCGCGCCATGGACGCCCGGCGCATCGACAAGGACTACGCCGCGATCGTCTGGGGACGGCCCAGTCCCGTCCGCGGCACCATCGACCTGGCGCTCGACCGCGACCCGTGGGATCGGCGCCGGATCACGGTCACCGATCGCGGCGGCCAGCCGGCGGTGACGAAGTACGAGCGACTCGCCACCACGGCGGCCCACTCCGTCGTTCGCTGCCGGCTGATTACCGGCCGCACGCACCAGATTCGCGTCCACCTCGCCGCGCGCGGCTGGCCGATCGTGGGCGATGCCACCTACGGACGCAAGCGTGGTGGTGGCGCGACGCCGGGGCCCCTGGACGAGGTCGCGCACACCTTTCCCCGGCAGGCCCTGCACGCGTGGCGCCTGTCGTTGCGGCAGCCCTCCACGGGCGCCGCACTCGAGATCCTCGCGCCCTGGCCGGACGACATGCGGCGACTCGCGACCGCGCTATGCTTGCCCACCGTAGCTCCAGCGAAGGTGAGATCATGA
- a CDS encoding GNAT family protein: protein MPFQPELTRTTAMMNMTTSTTKTTVTTSDWKAGLPVLAGTGFTLRELRLEDATSLLAMLTTEEVARFISPPPTTVEGFERFIQWTHRERQAGNYACFAVVPDGLTTAVGIFQVRSLEPGFGTAEWGFALGSPFWGTGVFVEGARLVLDFAFDVVGARRLEARAAVANGRGNGALRKLGAVQEGVLRRSFLRHGQYHDQVLWGILAEDWRLQRLSLQFAAVTH, encoded by the coding sequence ATGCCCTTCCAACCCGAATTGACCCGGACCACGGCCATGATGAACATGACGACCTCCACGACGAAGACCACGGTCACGACGAGTGACTGGAAAGCCGGCCTGCCGGTGTTGGCCGGCACGGGCTTCACGCTCCGCGAGTTGCGCCTCGAAGACGCCACTTCGTTGCTGGCGATGCTGACCACCGAGGAAGTGGCGCGCTTCATCTCGCCGCCGCCGACCACGGTCGAAGGCTTCGAGCGTTTCATCCAGTGGACGCACCGCGAACGCCAGGCCGGCAACTACGCCTGCTTCGCGGTGGTGCCCGACGGCCTGACGACCGCCGTCGGCATCTTCCAGGTCCGCTCGCTCGAGCCCGGCTTCGGCACCGCCGAGTGGGGCTTCGCGCTGGGCTCGCCGTTCTGGGGCACGGGCGTGTTTGTCGAAGGCGCCCGCCTGGTGCTCGACTTCGCGTTCGACGTCGTCGGCGCGCGCCGCCTCGAAGCGCGCGCGGCGGTGGCCAACGGCCGCGGCAACGGCGCGCTGCGCAAACTCGGCGCGGTGCAGGAAGGCGTGCTCCGCCGCTCGTTCCTGCGTCACGGCCAGTATCACGATCAGGTGCTGTGGGGGATTCTCGCGGAGGATTGGCGCCTGCAGCGCCTCTCGCTCCAGTTCGCCGCCGTCACGCACTAG
- a CDS encoding S8 family peptidase yields the protein MALWTPAEAQRGPGAQRPAKVHHAKLDNELNRLADGIGDSDVIIEFNDDSDSIARIKGSGGKAGRRLGIIKARTGRMPNALLKRLANDPKVKRIHIDRETEAFVARTAAAIGAKNVHAQYGYNGAGVGVAVIDSGITPWHDDLTVANRTGQRVTAFVDFVNGQTAKYDDWGHGTHVAGIIAGNGYDSTGARAAIAPGANIISLKALDGEGKGKISYIIAALDWAVANKAAYNIRVINMSLGAGVFESYNTDPLTLAAKRAVDAGIVVVAAAGNMGKAANGQPQYGAIGAPGNAPWVLTVGASSTMGTIDRRDDTMALYSSRGPTMIDFGAKPDLVAPGSGTVSLSTPNSLFYNTKPAYLVAGRRTDLAYLPYLTLSGTSMAAPVVSGTVALMLQANPSLTPNMVKAILQFTAQVYPTYNYLTQGAGFLNTLGAVRLSRYFALGNKGDEYPNMKAWSKHIFWGNRRVSGGVLTPGGTAWGQNIVWGDALTPIGQNIVWGENCAGDCDNIVWGNNIVWGASDASDNIVWGNTDGDNIVWGNSDASNIVWGNGSDDNIVWGNAADDNIVWGNDCAGADCDNIVWGNVGDDNIVWGNAEGIDNIVWGNSAADNIVWGNSGSDLDNISWGNSAGDGDEFGDDTAEVESFDPSVWEDLFSFEPFTTTTTSISVLGGGIQ from the coding sequence TTGGCCCTGTGGACGCCGGCCGAAGCGCAGCGCGGTCCCGGTGCCCAGCGGCCCGCCAAGGTTCACCACGCCAAACTCGACAATGAGCTGAATCGCCTCGCCGATGGCATCGGCGATTCCGACGTCATTATCGAGTTCAACGACGACTCCGACAGCATCGCGCGGATCAAGGGGTCAGGCGGCAAGGCCGGTCGCCGCCTGGGCATCATCAAGGCGCGCACGGGCCGCATGCCCAACGCGCTGCTCAAGCGCCTCGCCAATGACCCGAAGGTCAAGCGCATTCACATTGACCGCGAGACCGAAGCGTTCGTCGCGCGGACCGCGGCGGCCATTGGCGCCAAGAACGTGCATGCGCAGTACGGCTACAACGGCGCCGGCGTCGGCGTGGCGGTCATCGACTCGGGCATCACCCCGTGGCACGACGACCTCACGGTGGCCAACCGCACCGGCCAGCGCGTCACCGCGTTCGTGGACTTCGTCAACGGCCAGACGGCCAAGTACGACGACTGGGGCCACGGCACGCACGTCGCCGGCATCATCGCCGGCAACGGCTACGACTCGACCGGCGCCCGCGCGGCCATCGCTCCCGGCGCGAACATCATCTCCCTCAAGGCGCTCGACGGCGAAGGCAAGGGCAAGATCAGCTACATCATTGCCGCCCTCGACTGGGCCGTCGCCAACAAGGCGGCCTACAACATCCGCGTCATCAACATGTCGCTCGGCGCCGGCGTGTTCGAGAGCTACAACACCGACCCGCTGACCCTGGCCGCCAAGCGCGCCGTTGACGCCGGCATCGTCGTCGTCGCCGCCGCCGGCAACATGGGCAAGGCGGCCAACGGCCAGCCCCAGTACGGCGCCATCGGCGCGCCGGGCAACGCGCCCTGGGTGCTGACCGTCGGCGCCTCCAGCACGATGGGCACCATCGACCGCCGCGACGACACGATGGCGCTCTACAGCTCGCGCGGGCCGACGATGATCGACTTCGGCGCCAAGCCGGACCTGGTCGCGCCGGGCAGCGGCACGGTATCGCTGAGCACGCCGAACAGCCTCTTCTACAACACGAAGCCGGCCTACCTGGTGGCGGGCAGGCGCACCGACCTGGCCTACCTTCCCTACCTGACGCTGAGCGGCACCAGCATGGCGGCGCCGGTCGTCTCCGGCACGGTGGCCCTGATGCTCCAGGCCAACCCGAGCCTTACTCCCAACATGGTGAAGGCCATCCTGCAATTCACCGCGCAGGTCTACCCCACCTACAACTACCTGACGCAGGGTGCGGGCTTCCTCAACACCCTGGGTGCGGTTCGCCTGTCGCGTTACTTCGCGCTCGGCAACAAGGGCGATGAGTATCCGAACATGAAGGCGTGGAGCAAGCACATCTTCTGGGGCAACCGCCGCGTCAGTGGCGGCGTGCTCACGCCCGGCGGCACCGCCTGGGGCCAGAACATCGTGTGGGGTGACGCGCTGACGCCCATCGGCCAGAACATCGTCTGGGGCGAGAACTGCGCCGGCGATTGCGACAACATCGTCTGGGGCAACAACATCGTGTGGGGCGCCTCCGACGCTAGCGACAACATCGTGTGGGGCAATACCGACGGCGACAACATCGTGTGGGGCAACAGCGATGCCAGCAACATCGTGTGGGGCAACGGCTCCGACGACAACATCGTGTGGGGCAATGCCGCCGATGACAACATCGTGTGGGGCAACGACTGCGCCGGCGCCGACTGCGACAACATCGTGTGGGGCAACGTCGGCGATGACAACATCGTGTGGGGTAACGCCGAAGGCATCGACAACATCGTGTGGGGCAACTCCGCCGCCGACAACATCGTGTGGGGCAACAGCGGCAGCGACCTGGACAACATCTCGTGGGGGAACTCGGCCGGCGACGGCGACGAATTCGGCGACGACACGGCGGAGGTCGAATCGTTCGACCCGAGCGTGTGGGAAGACCTCTTCTCGTTCGAGCCGTTCACGACGACGACCACCAGCATCTCGGTTCTGGGGGGAGGGATTCAGTAA
- a CDS encoding D-cysteine desulfhydrase family protein, with protein sequence MTSSAVSRVHAALARQPRLPLAQLPTPLHDAVRLREALGGPSRCPRILIKRDDLTALGLGGNKARKLEYLVADARAKGATTLITTGAVQSNHARMTAAAACVAGMRCVLVLTSTTEHPPLAGNLLLDRLFGATVRLVASIDPMLAVGQDEAVVAEVVAEEIAQGRTPYVIPVGGSSGIGVFGYVGGSAELVEQLSAMGVAPSRLYYASGSRGTQAGLTLGALLCEAPYRVYGVAVSAGEPEKIERAKRIANEAASRLELPERLDLPDLITDQDFIGDGYGIPTEGGLEAIALVARTEAIVLDPCYTSKGMAALVRHVRNRELKAGDTVVFLHTGGMPAVFTDGFVDAFTRRRG encoded by the coding sequence ATGACATCAAGCGCCGTCAGCCGCGTCCATGCGGCCCTGGCCCGGCAGCCGCGCCTTCCGCTCGCGCAGCTTCCCACGCCACTTCACGACGCCGTTCGCCTGCGCGAAGCCCTCGGCGGGCCGTCACGCTGTCCGCGGATCCTGATCAAGCGTGACGACCTCACGGCGCTGGGCCTGGGCGGCAACAAGGCGCGCAAGCTCGAGTACCTCGTCGCCGATGCGCGGGCGAAGGGCGCCACCACGCTGATCACTACGGGCGCGGTGCAATCGAACCACGCGCGCATGACGGCCGCGGCCGCGTGCGTCGCCGGCATGCGCTGCGTGCTGGTGCTGACCTCCACCACCGAGCATCCGCCGCTCGCCGGCAACCTGCTGCTCGATCGCCTGTTCGGCGCCACGGTCCGGTTGGTCGCGTCGATCGATCCCATGCTGGCCGTTGGTCAGGACGAGGCGGTAGTCGCCGAGGTGGTGGCCGAAGAGATCGCACAGGGCCGCACGCCGTATGTGATTCCGGTTGGCGGTTCCAGCGGCATCGGCGTGTTCGGCTACGTGGGCGGCTCGGCCGAACTGGTCGAGCAACTATCGGCGATGGGCGTGGCGCCGTCCCGCTTGTATTACGCGAGCGGCTCGAGAGGCACGCAGGCCGGCCTGACGCTGGGCGCGCTGCTGTGCGAGGCGCCATATCGCGTCTACGGCGTGGCGGTGAGCGCGGGAGAGCCGGAGAAGATCGAACGGGCGAAGCGCATTGCCAACGAAGCGGCGAGCCGGCTCGAACTGCCCGAGCGGCTGGACCTGCCGGACCTGATTACGGATCAAGATTTCATTGGCGACGGCTACGGCATTCCCACCGAGGGCGGCCTCGAAGCGATTGCCCTGGTCGCGCGGACGGAAGCCATCGTGCTGGATCCCTGCTACACGTCGAAGGGCATGGCGGCCCTGGTGCGGCACGTACGTAACCGGGAGTTGAAGGCCGGCGACACCGTGGTGTTCCTGCACACCGGCGGCATGCCCGCGGTGTTTACCGACGGCTTCGTTGACGCGTTCACGCGCCGTCGCGGCTGA